CACCGAGCCGGGTGCCGGTGCCGTGGCCTTCCACCATCCCGACATCGCCGGGCCGGACCCCGGCCTGGGCGATCGCGCGCCGGAACAGTCGCAGCTGCGCGTCGCCGCTGGGCGCCGTCAACCCACGAGTGCGTCCATCGGAGTTCAGGCAGCTGGCCCGGACCTCGGCGAGGATGCGGCGCCCGTCAGCGATCGCCCTCGACCGGCGCTGCAATAGGAACATCCCCGCGCCCTCCGCCCAGACGGTTCCGCTGGCGTGCGCGCTGTAGGGCCGGCAGTGGCCGTCATCGGACAGCGCGTGCTGCTTAGAGAACTCGACGAAATAGCCGGGCGTACCCATCACGCACACGCCGCCGGCTAGCGCCAGGTCGCAGTCGCCGGCCCGGATGGCCGCCACCGCGGTGTGAAACGCCGCCAGCGCCGACGAGCACGAGCTGTCGACCGTCAGCGCCGGACCCGCCAGGTCAAGGGTGTAGGCAATGCGCCCCGAGATGACACCCAACGACGTCCCGGTGATCAGATGGCCGCTGTGGTGCGAGAATTCGGCCAGCGCGGGGCCGTATTCCAGCCCAGAGGCACCGATGTAGCAGCCCACATCGTGACCAGCCAGGTCATCGGGGTTGATCCCGCTGTTCTCCAGGGTGCGCCATGCCAGGCGCAGCCCGACCCGCTGCTGCGGGTCCATGGCCGTCGCTTCACGCGGCGAGATACGGAAGAATTCAGGATCGAATGCTGTTGCACTGGAAAGGAATCCACCAATGTTATGGATCGGCTTGAATCCGTCTCGACGTGACCCGTCAAACAGCTCCCGAAGTGCCCAGCCTCGATCGGTGGGGAACGGTCCGAGTCCCTCGCGCTGTTCGGAGAGCAGCGACCAGTAGTCGTCGGCGGTTTCGACACCACCGGGTGCCTCGACGGCCAGCCCGACGATGACGACCGGGTCGCTATCGGACATCGCCGCTTACCATCCGAGCCACGGCATCGAGGTGATCGGTGAGGTAGAAGTGGCCGCCATCAAAGTGCGACAGCATGAACCGGCCGGAGGTGTGAGTCTCCCAGCTAGTCAACATCTCCCGGCTGATGCGGTGGTCGCGGTCACCGCCGACCGCATGGATGTTGGCGCGAATGCGCACGTCGGGTGAACATGAATAGCCGCTCAGCGCCCGGTAGTCGGCCTTGACCGCCTTCACCAGCAGTTCGACGAACTCCTCGTCCTCGAGCAGCACGGGATCGGTGCCGCCGAGATCCACCATGTCGGCCAGTACGTCACCATCGGTGGTCGGCAACGGTCCGGACGCGGCCACCGTCGACGGAGCCTGGCCGGACGAAGCCCACAGTGCGCGCACCGGCACGCCGGTGCGCTCGGCGATGCGAGCGAACTCGAAGGCCACCACCGCACCCATGCAATGGCCGAACAGGGTCAGCGGAGCCGTCATGTGCCAGTCGCCCGCCTCGAACAGCTCGAGGGCCAGCGCCTCGATGGTGTCTGCCGCCGGGTGGCTACGCCGGTCGGCTCGCTGCGGGTACTGCACCACGAAGGTGTCAACGTCGTTGGCCGCTAGCGACTTCGCCAGCCACCGGTAGGCGGCGGCGCCGCCGCCGGCGTGCGGAAACACCACCACCGAGCCGGGCTTGCCGCTGCCGGTGAACCGCTTGACCCAGGGTTTGAAGGTCGGCTGAGCGGGTATCGGATCCAGTGCGGACATCACATCGGCACTTGTCATACTCGCGATCTCCAGGTACACCTCGGCCACCAGTTCGAGTCGGTCACCGTCGGATTCCCGGCTGGCGAGCAACTGGGCCAGGGTGGCGACGGTCCTGGCGGCAAAGACGTCGGCGACCATCAGGCTCGGTGAATCCAGCCATCGTCGGATGCTGGCGACGGCCTGCGTTGCCAGCACGGAATCGCCGCCGAGGGAGAAGAAGTCGTCGTGCACGCCCACGCCATCGGCGTCACGGCCCAGGATGCTTGCGAGGATGCGGCACAGTGCCCGCTCCAACACCGTTCGCGGCACTGCGGATGGCGCTGATGTGTCACCGGACTGCCCGGCCGACACCTCGGCAAGTACGACGCTGACGGCCTTGCGGTCGATCTTGCCGCCGTCGGTAAAGGGTATGCGGTCTAGCAGTGATATGTGCCGCGGAATCATGTGCGCCGGAACGAAATCGACCAGCGATTCCCGGATTCGCCCAGGGGTCAGGCCGGGATCGTCGATACAGACCGCCGCGGCCAGCACCTCCGAGTCACCGGGGGCGGGCAGGACGGCGGCCACCGCCGCCTGCACCCCCGGCACCCGCTGCATCGCCGCCTCGATCTCGCCGAGTTCGACGCGGTACCCGCTGACCTTGACACGGTGATCGGCGCGCCCGACGAATTCCAAATTGCCGTCCGGCCGGTAGCGGGCCAGATCGCCGGTGCGATACCAGGTCCGGCCGTCATATTCGACGAAGCGCTGCGCGGTCAGGTCTCCCCGGCCACGGTAACCCCGGGCGATTCCGCGCCCAGCCACCCACAACTCGCCGGCCACCCAATCGGGGCAGTCGCTACCAACGTCGTTGACAACCCGGCAGACGTTATTGGGGAACGGAACGCCATACGGGACCGAGGCGCAGTCCGGCGGCAGGTCCGCCGCGTCTTGGACTTCGAAAATGGTTGCATGGATTGCGGTTTCGGT
The nucleotide sequence above comes from Mycobacterium decipiens. Encoded proteins:
- a CDS encoding polyketide synthase; translation: MSDSDPVVIVGLAVEAPGGVETADDYWSLLSEQREGLGPFPTDRGWALRELFDGSRRDGFKPIHNIGGFLSSATAFDPEFFRISPREATAMDPQQRVGLRLAWRTLENSGINPDDLAGHDVGCYIGASGLEYGPALAEFSHHSGHLITGTSLGVISGRIAYTLDLAGPALTVDSSCSSALAAFHTAVAAIRAGDCDLALAGGVCVMGTPGYFVEFSKQHALSDDGHCRPYSAHASGTVWAEGAGMFLLQRRSRAIADGRRILAEVRASCLNSDGRTRGLTAPSGDAQLRLFRRAIAQAGVRPGDVGMVEGHGTGTRLGDRTELLSLVASYGTAAAGRGPLLGSVKSNIGHAQAAAGALGLAKVLLAAEHAAIPPTLHVDEPSREIEWENQGLRLADKLTPWPAVEGWRTAALSAFGMSGTNTHLIVSMSDATNVSGREEG